One part of the Parabacteroides distasonis ATCC 8503 genome encodes these proteins:
- a CDS encoding SusC/RagA family TonB-linked outer membrane protein, with product MEKCSKKSKQLCLSLFKPSVMMLTTGFLCMASFQGLAAVEPSHNYGPNVESVMQNGKTVTVKVSDSMGELIGANVLVKGTTIGNVTDMNGSVTLQDVPANAVLEISYIGYTTKEVPVGSQSVINVTLSEDSQALEEVVVVGYGTMEKKQVTSSVTSLSAGDMMKGVGGADITSSLQGKISGLILQNNGSANGTTTIQLRGLTSINSGKAPLIVVDGFPGGDIRALNQDDIKSIDVLKDASAGAIYGTRAASGVILITTKSGSNTNGKVKLNYSTELSKKQNYGRPDMMTADEYRNRTDVNIIDYGQNADWWDALLQKDNFSQKHHLSLELGTENAQVYTSFFYETNEGITIKDNRKDYGGRLNANFKLFDGWLEIRPIVDYRQTARTSDGSDEDKKANFKQALYNNPTRSPFDPESPSGYNVWTGETLDYNIVADRMLSDYEGLDKWFKPEVTMKLNIKPIEGLSYSQTLGYENRQWELHQFRSRYHREEVTNNRGGWAKLEFSKTEHLTSEGYFTYLKEFKGGHSLNAVAGYSYFEKNGENFNAENYDFGVEGLKYWDLESGSYLTDGKAKMGSKKDITERLFALYARANYSYNDKYMVTATIRHEGSSKFAAENRWGNFWALSGGWRVSGEEFMKEFDWVNDLKIRFGYGVTGNNDFDASYMANTLSRDQYWMLPSGSWAFVYGPSSNVNPYLGWEEKKEWNIGVDYSFFGNRMYGKFDYYRRKIDGMIYEVNVPQPPYPNGKQWQNIGEMESKGWEFEVGGDIIQNKDFTWTSSLNMSHNSGKILTMYGNNSRMDGNAMDEPGWPGDASRIEEGAEIGAFHMWKFAGFDDKGDFLLYNKDGEVIPASQKSVDDKQYIGNYLPKVMMGWNNTFTYKNFDLGINMRSWIGFDVLNTYPMYLGIQGQSGAGQWNLWKPALDDPKYKDIRGVKQLCDYFLEDGSFLKIDAITLGYTLALSKYTKWAERLRVYGTVGNVATITGYSGHNPEVNITGWEGGVDKVWNCDPIVRTYTLGIQVTF from the coding sequence ATGGAAAAATGTAGTAAGAAGAGCAAGCAATTGTGTTTAAGCTTGTTCAAACCAAGTGTTATGATGCTTACCACGGGATTCCTATGTATGGCCTCCTTTCAAGGATTGGCGGCTGTGGAACCCTCGCACAACTACGGACCGAATGTTGAATCGGTCATGCAAAATGGTAAGACTGTTACGGTTAAGGTTTCAGATTCAATGGGTGAGTTGATCGGCGCGAACGTGTTGGTCAAGGGAACTACTATCGGTAACGTAACCGACATGAACGGCTCGGTTACGTTGCAAGATGTGCCCGCAAACGCTGTTTTGGAAATCTCTTATATCGGTTACACGACCAAGGAAGTCCCGGTTGGCAGTCAAAGTGTTATAAATGTTACGTTGTCGGAAGATTCCCAGGCTCTTGAAGAGGTCGTGGTCGTAGGTTACGGTACGATGGAGAAGAAGCAAGTGACCAGCTCCGTTACCTCATTGTCTGCCGGCGATATGATGAAGGGTGTGGGTGGTGCCGATATCACCAGCTCTTTGCAAGGTAAGATCAGCGGTTTGATCTTGCAAAATAATGGTAGTGCCAATGGTACGACCACGATCCAGTTGCGTGGTTTGACCTCTATCAACTCTGGTAAGGCTCCATTGATCGTTGTCGATGGTTTCCCGGGAGGTGATATTCGTGCCTTGAACCAAGACGATATCAAATCTATCGATGTGCTGAAAGATGCTTCCGCTGGTGCGATCTATGGTACACGTGCTGCTTCGGGTGTGATCTTGATCACAACGAAGAGTGGTTCTAACACGAATGGTAAAGTAAAATTGAATTATAGTACTGAGCTTTCGAAGAAACAAAACTATGGCCGTCCAGATATGATGACCGCCGATGAGTATCGTAATCGTACGGACGTGAATATCATTGATTACGGGCAGAACGCTGATTGGTGGGACGCTCTTTTGCAGAAGGATAACTTCTCGCAAAAACATCACCTCTCTTTGGAGCTAGGTACCGAGAACGCACAAGTGTACACCTCTTTCTTCTATGAGACCAACGAAGGCATCACGATTAAGGATAACCGTAAGGACTATGGTGGACGCTTGAATGCAAACTTTAAGCTGTTCGATGGTTGGTTAGAGATCCGTCCGATCGTGGATTATCGTCAGACTGCTCGTACTTCCGATGGATCGGATGAGGATAAGAAGGCAAACTTCAAGCAGGCGTTGTATAATAACCCGACTCGTTCCCCATTTGACCCGGAAAGCCCGAGCGGATATAACGTATGGACCGGAGAAACTTTGGACTACAATATCGTAGCGGATCGTATGCTTTCCGACTACGAGGGCTTGGATAAATGGTTTAAGCCTGAGGTGACGATGAAATTGAACATCAAGCCGATTGAAGGTTTGAGCTATTCTCAGACATTGGGTTACGAGAACCGTCAGTGGGAGTTGCACCAGTTCCGTTCTCGCTATCACCGAGAGGAGGTGACAAACAACCGCGGTGGTTGGGCGAAATTGGAATTCTCGAAGACCGAACATCTTACTTCTGAGGGTTACTTCACTTACCTGAAAGAATTTAAGGGAGGTCATAGCTTAAATGCCGTTGCCGGTTACTCTTATTTCGAGAAGAATGGAGAGAATTTCAATGCGGAGAACTATGATTTCGGTGTAGAAGGCCTGAAGTATTGGGACTTGGAATCCGGATCTTATTTGACCGACGGTAAGGCAAAGATGGGATCTAAAAAAGATATTACGGAACGTTTGTTCGCTCTTTATGCCCGTGCCAATTATTCATATAATGATAAATATATGGTAACGGCTACGATCCGCCATGAGGGTTCCTCGAAGTTTGCCGCAGAGAACCGTTGGGGTAATTTCTGGGCGTTGTCTGGAGGTTGGCGTGTATCTGGTGAGGAATTCATGAAAGAGTTTGATTGGGTAAATGACTTGAAGATCCGTTTCGGTTATGGTGTGACCGGTAATAACGACTTCGATGCTTCCTATATGGCTAATACGTTAAGTCGCGACCAATATTGGATGCTTCCGAGTGGTAGCTGGGCGTTTGTTTATGGACCGAGCTCTAACGTGAACCCTTATTTGGGATGGGAAGAGAAGAAAGAGTGGAATATCGGTGTGGATTACTCATTCTTTGGCAACCGTATGTATGGTAAGTTCGATTACTATCGTCGTAAGATCGATGGCATGATCTACGAGGTGAATGTTCCACAGCCACCGTATCCAAATGGCAAACAATGGCAGAACATTGGCGAGATGGAGAGTAAAGGATGGGAGTTCGAGGTTGGTGGTGACATCATCCAGAATAAGGACTTCACTTGGACTTCCAGCTTGAATATGAGCCATAACTCAGGTAAGATCCTTACGATGTATGGTAACAATTCACGTATGGATGGTAACGCTATGGATGAACCGGGATGGCCGGGCGATGCCTCTCGTATTGAAGAGGGGGCAGAGATCGGTGCGTTCCATATGTGGAAATTCGCTGGATTCGACGATAAAGGAGACTTCCTTTTGTACAATAAGGATGGTGAGGTTATACCTGCTTCCCAAAAGAGTGTAGACGACAAACAATATATCGGTAATTATCTACCTAAGGTGATGATGGGATGGAACAATACCTTTACCTATAAGAATTTTGACTTGGGTATTAATATGCGTAGTTGGATAGGTTTCGATGTCTTGAATACTTATCCGATGTACTTGGGTATCCAGGGACAGAGTGGTGCCGGCCAGTGGAATCTTTGGAAACCGGCGCTTGACGATCCGAAGTATAAGGACATTCGCGGCGTGAAGCAGCTTTGTGACTACTTCTTGGAGGATGGCTCGTTCTTGAAAATTGATGCGATTACGTTAGGTTATACATTGGCGTTGAGTAAGTATACAAAATGGGCAGAGCGCCTGCGTGTATATGGAACTGTCGGCAATGTAGCGACTATTACAGGATATAGCGGACATAATCCGGAAGTGAATATTACCGGTTGGGAAGGCGGTGTCGATAAGGTTTGGAACTGTGATCCGATAGTTCGCACCTATACGTTAGGTATTCAAGTAACATTCTAA
- a CDS encoding MBL fold metallo-hydrolase, translating into MKLQIIDTGYFYADGGAMFGAIPKSAWSRRYPSDETNGCVLAMRSLVIKTDDGRIVLVDNGAGNKHLKQLSYYRFFNLVDLGTELRNRGIQPEEITDVVLTHLHFDHCGYTTQKDESTGHLFLSFPNANHWVSRKQWENFLHPNALEKDSYFIENMQAVADANSLRLLDADTSICPTIELRLYDGHTPGQIVPYIHTEDRTFVFAGDVIPLVASVSPEWISAYDTYPVTSYNEKLRMLAEAAEKRQALIYCHDAYIRCTTVKRVNTYYKKDKEIPLKKTFLFP; encoded by the coding sequence ATGAAACTACAAATCATCGATACCGGCTACTTCTACGCCGACGGAGGCGCCATGTTCGGGGCCATTCCTAAAAGCGCTTGGAGCCGTCGCTATCCGAGCGACGAGACAAATGGTTGCGTGCTAGCCATGCGTAGCCTTGTCATAAAAACAGATGACGGACGCATCGTCCTAGTAGATAACGGAGCGGGAAATAAACACTTAAAACAACTAAGTTATTACCGCTTCTTCAACTTGGTAGACCTCGGCACGGAACTACGAAACCGGGGAATTCAACCGGAGGAAATCACGGATGTTGTCCTCACCCATCTCCATTTCGATCATTGCGGTTATACCACGCAAAAGGATGAATCTACCGGACATTTATTTCTCTCATTCCCAAATGCGAACCACTGGGTTAGCCGCAAGCAATGGGAGAATTTCCTTCATCCGAACGCCTTGGAGAAAGATTCCTATTTTATCGAGAATATGCAAGCCGTCGCGGATGCTAATTCCTTACGGCTGCTAGATGCCGACACTTCGATTTGCCCCACGATAGAGCTACGCTTGTATGATGGGCACACTCCGGGGCAAATTGTTCCCTATATCCATACGGAAGATCGGACTTTTGTCTTTGCCGGAGATGTTATCCCCCTTGTAGCCAGCGTATCCCCGGAATGGATCTCCGCTTACGACACGTATCCGGTCACGTCATACAACGAGAAACTGCGCATGCTTGCCGAAGCCGCCGAAAAAAGGCAAGCGCTCATCTACTGCCATGACGCTTACATCCGCTGCACAACCGTAAAACGTGTGAATACATATTATAAGAAGGACAAGGAAATACCTCTCAAGAAGACGTTTCTTTTCCCTTAG
- a CDS encoding glycoside hydrolase family 20 protein: protein MNSLSKLALVLTFCTGMIACSGGKAVKGDYGVVPLPQEVTLTNGNPFVLSPSTKIFYPEGNDKMKKNAEFLASYIKEITGYELATATGQPGKGISLVIDQSIQNPEGYQLTVSDNGIRIAGSTDAGVFYGIQTLRKSIPATAQGMNVELPAATINDYPRFAYRGMMLDVSRHFFPVDSVKTYLDILALHNQNTFHWHLSDDQGWRIEIKKYPELTQIGSKRKETVIGHNSGTYDGKEYGGFYTQDQIRDVINYAAERHITIIPEIDMPGHQLAALATYPELGCTGGPYDVWGQWGVADDVICAGNEKSMQFLEDVLSEVIDLFPSEYIHVGGDECPKVRWEKCPKCQARIKAEGIKGDKKHSAEEYLQSYVISRMEKFVESKGRHIIGWDEILEGGLAPNATVMSWRGMDGGIEAAKQKHNVVMTPNTYVYLDYYQSADTDLEPDAIGGYLPLEKVYSFEPTAGISPEDQKYVIGAQANLWTEYIPTFSQVEYMIMPRIDAVADIQWSDPSKKDYQTFLPRVARMTQLYDRLGYNYGKHIFDINASLTTNTENGTLDIALTKLGEGDIYYTVDGSDPTIASIKYEGPVQINQDCEFKAIVVRPNGTSRIFSEDIFFNKATMKPITLKEQPSKGYVFNGAQVLVDGLRGGSNYKTGHWLGFQGKDLDATIDLKEPTEIQKVSFNTNVVKGDWIMGASAVTVKVSDDGKNFKEVASKKIPELTQNDKDGLYPQEISFAPVNARYVEIIINSSKLPKWHGGAGSPAFLFVDEIEIL from the coding sequence ATGAACAGCCTAAGCAAACTAGCGCTCGTCCTGACATTTTGCACGGGAATGATCGCTTGCTCCGGTGGTAAGGCCGTAAAAGGAGATTACGGAGTAGTGCCTTTGCCACAAGAAGTAACATTGACGAACGGAAATCCTTTCGTCCTAAGTCCATCCACGAAGATATTTTATCCGGAGGGCAATGATAAGATGAAGAAGAACGCCGAGTTCCTCGCTTCTTATATCAAGGAAATCACGGGCTATGAATTAGCAACCGCTACCGGCCAGCCCGGTAAGGGGATCAGCCTCGTTATCGACCAAAGCATCCAGAATCCGGAAGGATATCAACTGACCGTTAGCGATAACGGGATACGGATCGCCGGAAGCACGGATGCCGGCGTATTTTATGGTATCCAGACATTACGTAAATCGATCCCGGCCACGGCCCAAGGGATGAACGTAGAATTACCGGCAGCTACCATCAACGACTATCCCCGTTTTGCCTATAGAGGCATGATGCTGGATGTCAGCCGCCATTTCTTCCCCGTGGATTCGGTAAAAACGTATCTCGATATCCTTGCCTTGCACAACCAAAATACGTTCCACTGGCATCTGTCCGATGACCAAGGTTGGCGTATCGAGATCAAGAAATATCCGGAATTGACACAGATCGGATCTAAACGCAAGGAAACCGTGATCGGCCATAACTCCGGAACATATGACGGAAAGGAATACGGGGGCTTCTATACACAAGACCAGATTCGCGATGTCATCAACTATGCCGCCGAACGCCATATCACGATCATCCCGGAAATCGATATGCCGGGACATCAATTGGCAGCCTTGGCTACTTACCCGGAACTTGGATGCACCGGAGGCCCTTATGACGTATGGGGCCAATGGGGAGTAGCCGACGACGTGATCTGCGCCGGAAACGAGAAATCCATGCAATTCCTAGAAGACGTATTGAGCGAGGTCATCGATCTTTTCCCGTCCGAATATATCCATGTAGGTGGTGATGAGTGCCCGAAGGTACGTTGGGAGAAATGCCCGAAATGCCAAGCTCGCATCAAGGCGGAAGGTATCAAGGGGGACAAGAAACATTCCGCCGAGGAATATTTGCAAAGCTACGTGATCTCCCGCATGGAGAAATTCGTGGAGAGCAAAGGACGCCATATCATCGGCTGGGACGAGATCCTAGAAGGAGGCTTGGCCCCGAATGCCACGGTAATGAGCTGGAGAGGCATGGATGGAGGTATCGAGGCCGCCAAGCAAAAGCATAACGTGGTCATGACACCGAATACATATGTATATCTGGATTACTATCAATCAGCGGATACGGATCTTGAGCCCGATGCTATCGGTGGTTACTTGCCGTTAGAGAAAGTATATTCTTTTGAGCCGACAGCCGGTATCTCTCCTGAAGACCAGAAGTACGTGATCGGGGCGCAAGCCAACCTCTGGACGGAATATATCCCGACCTTCTCACAGGTAGAATACATGATCATGCCCCGTATCGACGCCGTAGCCGATATCCAGTGGAGCGATCCGTCCAAGAAAGATTATCAGACGTTCCTGCCCCGTGTGGCCCGCATGACACAACTTTACGATCGCTTGGGATATAATTACGGAAAGCATATCTTCGATATTAACGCCTCCCTGACCACCAATACGGAGAACGGAACACTCGACATAGCCTTGACGAAGTTGGGTGAAGGAGATATCTATTATACGGTAGACGGTAGCGATCCTACGATCGCCAGCATCAAGTATGAAGGCCCGGTACAGATCAACCAAGATTGCGAATTCAAGGCGATCGTTGTCCGTCCGAACGGTACGAGCCGCATCTTCTCAGAAGATATCTTCTTCAATAAAGCGACGATGAAGCCCATCACCTTGAAAGAGCAACCCAGCAAAGGATACGTTTTCAACGGGGCACAGGTATTGGTAGACGGCTTACGTGGAGGTAGTAATTACAAGACCGGCCATTGGCTGGGTTTCCAAGGAAAAGACCTTGACGCCACGATCGATCTAAAGGAACCAACCGAAATCCAGAAGGTATCTTTCAACACAAACGTGGTGAAAGGCGATTGGATCATGGGAGCCTCCGCCGTAACCGTAAAGGTATCCGACGATGGCAAGAATTTCAAGGAAGTAGCTTCCAAGAAAATCCCGGAGCTAACCCAAAACGACAAGGACGGTTTATATCCCCAAGAGATATCCTTCGCCCCGGTAAACGCCCGCTATGTCGAGATTATCATCAACAGCAGCAAACTACCAAAATGGCACGGTGGCGCCGGAAGTCCCGCATTCTTGTTCGTAGATGAGATAGAAATCTTATAA
- a CDS encoding S9 family peptidase: MINKNILILSALCSCCSLWADEVVVRHYNYAGPYEVKKPFLADSLDVNSKRFSDKELLNTTVPFCNLSQSGQTLDAASSGELTLPTSASSYALHLVSFYLNSDRYTKGTLRINGPEISEVYVDGQPIKLTQGEASLTLEPRRYEIVIKYLSESHKENALKASFNPEKDAVVTATVNPEKRYTLSDVFDGKRIQSASLSPNGKFIIVSYQETYPGGKQSSFTQILDKATGSVLVENGQSLRWMPKSNLAYYTRKGMKGTELVTLDPTSKKENILSSQLPEGSFSFGPTEDYLLFSIREKGPQERKEIQEILVPDDRQPGWRNRMFIHKYDLRTGLFQRLTYGHTSTYINDVSQDGHYLLFSRREPNLTERPFSRTYIYKMDLRTMHVDTLIKGEKFVSRAVFSPDATQLLVDASGEAFDGIGLKIKEGQTSNTSDGQLFLYNIADKSIKPLTKDFDPSVDSYEWNALDKQIYIMAKDKDRVRMYSLNPSNGKIKQLQAKEDVISDYSIANQAFEMVYFGLSASNSQRLYTYNLKNDASSCLIDLSKEILRDVTLGEVQDWNFVSAQGDTIYGRFYLPPHFDATKKYPMIVNYYGGTTPTARVMESRYPSHVYAGLGYIVYIIQPSGATGFGQEFSARHVNAWGKLTADEIIEGTKKFCEEHPFVNTKKIGCMGASYGGFMTQYLQIKTDIFAAAMSHAGISDITSYWGEGYWGYSYSSLASANSYPWNARDMYTLQSPLFNADKINTPILFLHGTADTNVPIGESIQMFTALKLLGKPTAFVQVEGENHHILDYEKRILWNNTIYAWFAKWLKDQPEWWDALYPPKSL; the protein is encoded by the coding sequence ATGATAAACAAAAACATCTTAATTCTTTCAGCCCTATGCTCCTGTTGCTCACTATGGGCGGATGAGGTTGTCGTGCGACATTACAATTACGCCGGCCCTTACGAGGTGAAAAAGCCTTTCCTAGCAGATAGCTTGGATGTAAACAGTAAGAGATTTTCCGACAAGGAACTATTGAACACGACCGTTCCTTTCTGCAACCTTTCCCAAAGCGGACAAACCCTTGACGCGGCGTCTTCCGGAGAGCTGACCTTGCCAACCTCGGCCTCTTCCTACGCGCTACATTTGGTTTCCTTCTACCTGAATAGTGACCGCTATACAAAAGGTACCTTAAGGATCAATGGCCCTGAGATTTCAGAAGTCTACGTGGATGGACAACCCATAAAACTAACCCAAGGAGAAGCCTCGTTGACCTTGGAGCCGCGACGCTATGAAATCGTAATTAAATATTTATCTGAGAGCCACAAAGAGAATGCCTTAAAAGCCTCATTCAACCCGGAAAAAGACGCGGTGGTAACCGCGACCGTCAATCCGGAGAAACGTTATACATTAAGTGATGTATTTGATGGTAAACGCATCCAATCCGCCAGCCTGTCCCCGAATGGAAAATTCATTATCGTCTCCTATCAAGAAACCTATCCCGGCGGAAAGCAGTCCTCATTTACCCAGATACTAGACAAGGCTACCGGTTCCGTATTGGTTGAGAACGGACAGAGCTTACGCTGGATGCCTAAAAGCAATCTGGCCTATTACACCCGGAAAGGGATGAAAGGCACGGAATTGGTGACCCTAGACCCTACCAGTAAAAAGGAGAACATCCTTTCCAGCCAATTGCCTGAAGGTTCTTTCAGCTTCGGGCCTACCGAAGACTATCTATTATTCTCCATACGGGAGAAAGGACCGCAAGAACGAAAAGAGATCCAAGAGATACTGGTGCCGGATGATCGCCAACCGGGATGGAGAAACCGTATGTTTATCCATAAATATGACCTGCGAACCGGATTGTTCCAACGGCTCACCTATGGACATACTTCTACTTACATCAACGATGTATCTCAAGACGGCCACTATCTGCTATTCAGTCGCAGGGAACCGAATTTAACGGAGCGCCCTTTCTCACGTACATATATATATAAGATGGATCTACGAACCATGCATGTGGATACCCTTATAAAAGGTGAGAAATTCGTAAGCCGTGCCGTTTTCTCCCCGGATGCCACCCAATTACTCGTTGACGCATCTGGAGAGGCTTTCGATGGTATCGGATTAAAGATCAAAGAAGGACAGACATCCAATACGAGCGACGGGCAATTATTCCTATACAATATAGCAGATAAAAGTATAAAGCCGCTTACGAAAGATTTTGACCCCTCTGTCGATTCCTACGAGTGGAACGCCCTCGATAAACAAATCTATATCATGGCGAAAGATAAGGACCGTGTTCGCATGTATAGTCTAAACCCGTCCAACGGAAAGATTAAGCAACTTCAAGCCAAGGAAGATGTCATCTCCGATTACTCCATCGCCAATCAAGCTTTCGAAATGGTTTATTTCGGATTAAGCGCTTCCAATTCCCAAAGGCTTTATACCTATAACCTGAAAAACGACGCCTCTTCCTGCTTGATCGATCTCTCCAAAGAGATCTTGAGAGACGTCACTTTAGGAGAAGTGCAAGATTGGAATTTCGTTTCCGCCCAAGGGGATACGATTTACGGCCGCTTCTATCTCCCTCCTCATTTTGACGCAACTAAGAAATATCCGATGATCGTGAATTATTACGGAGGAACAACTCCTACGGCCCGGGTGATGGAAAGCCGTTATCCTTCGCATGTATACGCCGGCTTAGGGTACATCGTCTACATCATACAGCCCAGTGGAGCGACTGGATTCGGCCAAGAGTTCTCCGCACGCCATGTCAACGCATGGGGTAAACTTACCGCTGACGAGATCATCGAAGGCACGAAAAAGTTCTGTGAGGAGCATCCTTTTGTCAACACGAAGAAAATCGGTTGCATGGGGGCTTCATACGGAGGTTTCATGACTCAATACCTACAAATAAAAACAGATATATTCGCGGCGGCCATGTCTCATGCGGGAATCAGCGACATCACCAGCTATTGGGGAGAAGGTTACTGGGGATATTCATACAGCTCGTTGGCTAGCGCTAACAGTTATCCATGGAATGCCCGGGATATGTACACTTTACAAAGTCCGCTGTTTAACGCAGACAAGATCAATACCCCGATCTTGTTCTTACATGGAACCGCAGACACGAATGTTCCGATTGGAGAGAGCATCCAGATGTTTACCGCATTAAAATTATTGGGTAAGCCTACAGCGTTTGTCCAGGTAGAAGGAGAGAACCACCATATACTGGATTATGAGAAACGTATCTTGTGGAATAACACAATTTACGCATGGTTCGCTAAGTGGTTGAAAGATCAACCGGAGTGGTGGGACGCATTATATCCTCCGAAAAGCCTATAA